One Phaseolus vulgaris cultivar G19833 chromosome 11, P. vulgaris v2.0, whole genome shotgun sequence genomic window carries:
- the LOC137809064 gene encoding uncharacterized protein, whose amino-acid sequence MVSELCLLHLFMGEVDDPSQDLSSPYHVSSSDNPSFLIVPIILEGPNYHHWSHSFQMSLISKNKIGFIDGTIEAPNRTKSLFPTWQRANILVVSWILKVVSQSIAQSIICMDNAFNIWNDLKERFSKGDMIRISDIQEMISSFKQVCSLVTQQERQIFGDQSKAMIATSKGGYKNNATTYGRGAGYGRGSNGRGYTSKICSHCGRTGHTIDTCYKKHGFPPHFKFKNQNHDQSHTNAVFHNTNFNNNEQNHEGSKLEVES is encoded by the exons atggtatcagagctctgcTTGCTACATTTATTCATGGGTGAAGTTGATGATCCCTCACAAGATCTTAgttcaccttaccatgttagttcatCAGATAATCCTTCCTTTCTTATTGTCCCTATTATTCTTGAGGGACCAAATTATCATCATTGGTCTCATTCGTTTCAAATGAGCTTAATTTCAAAGAACAAAATAGGTTTCATTGATGGAACTATAGAAGCTCCCAATCGTACCAAATCATTATTTCCAACATGGCAGAGAGCCAATATCTTGGTTGTTTCGTGGATTCTCAAGGTTGTTTCTCAATCCATCGCGCAGAGCATCATCTGTATGGACAATGCCTTTAACATATGGAATGATTTAAAGGAAAGGttctcaaaaggagacatgatTCGTATTTCTGATATCCAGGAGatgatttcttcttttaaacaaG TTTGTTCTCTTGTTACACAACAAGAGAGGCAAATATTTGGTGATCAATCCAAGGCAATGATTGCTACTAGCAAAGGAGGTTATAAAAACAATGCTACAACCTATGGTAGAGGTGCTGGATACGGAAGAGGAAGCAATGGAAGAGGatatacttccaaaatttgtAGTCATTGTGGAAGGACAGggcataccattgatacatgctataaaaaACATGGCTTTCCACCTCATTTCAAGTTCAAAAATCAGAATCATGATCAGAGTCATACTAATGCAGTTTTTCATaatacaaatttcaataataatgagcagaatcatgaaggttcaaagtTAGAAGTGGAGTCttaa
- the LOC137821087 gene encoding protein trichome birefringence-like 42 translates to MAFYFRLCALAFAVLLSVASPLYLVQGNGCDFSLGDWVLDQSHYPLYDASRDCPFIGHGFNCLRNGRPDQDYLKYRWKPSGCDLPRFDGVKFLEKYRGKKIMFVGDSLSNNMWQSLTCLLHIAVPKLSYALSTPTKHLSVFSIPEFDASIMWLKNGFLVDVAHDKEKGRIVKLDSIKSGYMWKGDVMIFNTYHWWTHSQESERVKFQLGNEIIKNMDHMEAYKIGLTTWSKWIDANIDPSKTKILFQGIAASHSEGKRCLKETQPEQGPQPPYPGVEIVKNILSNMSYPVYLLDITFLTQLRIDGHPSIYTGKGTSYEDCSHWCLAGAPDAWNQILYAVLLGL, encoded by the exons ATGGCATTCTATTTTCGGTTGTGTGCTCTGGCTTTTGCTGTTCTATTGTCAGTGGCATCTCCACTATACCTTGTGCAAGGCAATGGTTGTGATTTTTCTCTCGGAGATTGGGTTCTTGATCAATCACACTACCCTCTCTATGATGCCTCAAGAGATTGTCCCTTCATAGGTCATGGATTTAATTGCCTCAGAAATGGTAGACCTGATCAGGATTACCTCAAGTATAGATGGAAACCCTCTGGGTGTGATCTTCCAAG GTTTGATGGGGTGAAGTTCTTGGAGAAATACAGAGGGAAGAAGATAATGTTTGTTGGGGACTCCTTAAGCAACAACATGTGGCAATCACTAACTTGTTTGCTTCACATTGCTGTCCCAAAATTAAGTTATGCCTTATCAACACCCACAAAGCATCTCTCTGTGTTCTCAATTCCG GAATTTGATGCTTCAATCATGTGGTTGAAAAATGGGTTCCTAGTGGATGTGGCTCATGACAAAGAAAAGGGTAGAATTGTGAAACTGGACTCCATCAAATCTGGGTACATGTGGAAAGGAGATGTAATGATTTTCAATACCTACCATTGGTGGACTCACTCACAAGAGTCTGAAAG GGTTAAATTTCAACTAGGCAATGAAATAATAAAGAACATGGATCACATGGAAGCTTACAAGATTGGGTTAACAACTTGGTCTAAATGGATTGATGCTAACATTGATCCCTCAAAGACAAAAATTTTGTTTCAAGGAATTGCTGCATCCCATTCTGA GGGAAAGAGGTGTCTCAAAGAAACTCAGCCAGAACAAGGACCACAACCACCTTATCCTGGTGTAGAAATTGTGAAGAACATTTTGAGCAATATGTCATATCCTGTATATTTGCTTGACATTACATTCCTTACTCAACTGAGGATAGATGGACATCCTTCTATATACACAGGCAAAGGCACCTCTTATGAGGATTGTAGTCACTGGTGTCTAGCTGGTGCTCCTGATGCTTGGAATCAAATCCTTTATGCTGTTTTGCTTGGACTTTaa
- the LOC137808083 gene encoding G-type lectin S-receptor-like serine/threonine-protein kinase At4g27290, which translates to MAIVLICKLLFLFSQISNAALTITDLHPLSDDGTTLVSEEGTFEMGFFSPGSSNNRYVGIWYRNIPVKTVVWVANRDNPITRDNSTTNKMVVTQDGNLVLVTQNDTLVWSANATKKVSNPVVQLLDSGNLVIRDANEDSVFLWQSFDFPCDTLLPGMKLGWDLESGLNRRLTAWKTWDDPSSGDFSWGVELGSNPDIVMWKGETEYFRTGPYTGNMFSGVYGPRNNPLYDYVFVNKKDEVYYRYTLRNASVITIIVMNQTLYLRHRVTWIPEAKAWTIYQSLPRDSCDVYNTCGPNGNCAIAGSPICQCLDGFVPKSSQQWNAMDWRQGCVRSGEWKCGVKNKDGFRRFGGMKLPNTTHSWVNESMRLEECRAKCLKNCSCSAYSSLDTRGGGSGCSIWVGDLYDLRVIESGQDLYVRIATSDTDGKHRQRKKIIVVASVTTSFVLVMLLTLCIYIVKRKYKGKTKTKMATEDENDGKQEDLELPSFDLTTVIRATNNFSIENKLGEGGFGPVYKGTLVDGQEIAIKRLSRSSGQGLKEFRNEVILCAKLQHRNLVKVIGYCIEQEEKMLLYEYMPNKSLDLIIFDSYKSKNLEWQMRFNILNAIARGLLYLHQDSRLRIIHRDLKASNILLDNDMNPKISDFGLARICGSDQVEGSTSIIVGTHGYMAPEYAIDGLFSTKSDVFSFGVLLLEILSGKKNRVFTFQDNNHNLIDHAWNLWKEGTPEQLIDACLENSYNVLQVVRCIQIGLLCLQQHPNDRPNMTSVVVMLTSENSLPEPKEPGFLIRRASKDGENSSNRQTSSSVNEVSISLLNAR; encoded by the exons ATGGCCATTGTTCTTATTTGCAAgcttttgtttctcttttctcAAATCTCCAATGCAGCTCTCACCATCACCGACCTCCACCCACTTTCCGACGACGGCACCACCTTGGTTTCCGAGGAGGGAACCTTCGAGATGGGTTTCTTCTCTCCGGGGAGTTCCAACAACCGCTACGTCGGAATCTGGTACAGAAACATCCCTGTCAAAACAGTGGTTTGGGTTGCGAACCGCGACAATCCAATCACACGCGACAACTCGACCACAAACAAGATGGTCGTAACGCAAGACGGAAACCTCGTACTTGTCACCCAGAACGACACTCTTGTCTGGTCTGCAAATGCAACGAAGAAGGTTTCGAATCCAGTTgtgcagctcttggactctggAAACCTTGTAATAAGAGATGCAAATGAAGATTCTGTTTTTCTATGGCAAAGCTTTGACTTTCCCTGTGACACACTGCTACCAG GGATGAAGCTAGGGTGGGACTTAGAAAGTGGTCTTAATCGGCGTCTCACTGCATGGAAAACATGGGATGATCCATCTTCAGGGGACTTTTCTTGGGGAGTGGAGTTAGGAAGCAACCCTGATATCGTGATGTGGAAGGGTGAAACTGAGTACTTCAGAACTGGACCTTACACTGGGAACATGTTCAGTGGAGTATATGGTCCCAGGAATAACCCTCTTTATGATTATGTTTTTGTGAATAAGAAAGATGAAGTGTATTACAGATACACCCTGAGAAACGCTTCAGTCATCACCATAATCGTGATGAACCAAACCCTTTATCTTCGCCATCGTGTTACGTGGATTCCCGAAGCCAAAGCTTGGACCATTTACCAGTCCTTGCCACGAGACAGTTGTGATGTGTACAACACCTGTGGACCCAATGGGAATTGTGCCATTGCTGGCTCACCGATTTGCCAGTGCTTAGATGGGTTCGTGCCGAAGTCGTCACAGCAGTGGAATGCAATGGATTGGAGACAAGGGTGTGTGCGAAGTGGAGAGTGGAAATGTGGGGTGAAGAACAAAGATGGTTTTCGTAGATTTGGTGGGATGAAATTGCCAAACACCACACATTCTTGGGTGAATGAAAGTATGAGACTTGAGGAGTGTAGGGCTAAGTGTTTGAAAAACTGTTCTTGCAGTGCTTATTCGAGTTTGGACACCAGAGGAGGAGGTAGTGGCTGCTCTATTTGGGTTGGAGATCTCTATGATTTGAGAGTTATAGAAAGTGGGCAAGATTTGTATGTTCGAATTGCCACTTCAGATACAG ATGGTAAACATAGgcaaaggaaaaagataatCGTGGTGGCTTCCGTCACAACATCGTTCGTGTTAGTGATGCTATTAACATTATGTATTTACATAGTCAAACGAAAATATAAAG gaaaaacaaaaacaaaaatggcgACAGAGGATGAAAATGATGGAAAACAAGAAGATTTGGAGCTTCCTTCCTTTGATCTTACTACAGTGATTAGAGCCACTAATAACTTCTCAATTGAGAATAAACTAGGTGAAGGTGGTTTTGGACCTGTGTACAAG GGTACATTAGTAGATGGTCAAGAAATTGCAATCAAAAGACTTTCACGAAGTTCAGGACAAGGATTGAAAGAATTTAGAAATGAGGTAATATTGTGTGCCAAACTTCAACATCGGAATCTTGTTAAGGTTATTGGTTATTGCATTGAACAAGAGGAGAAGATGTTGCTTTATGAATACATGCCCAACAAAAGTcttgatttaattatttttg ATTCATATAAAAGTAAGAATTTAGAGTGGCAAATGCGCTTTAACATTTTGAATGCAATTGCTCGAGGACTTCTTTATCTTCATCAAGATTCTAGATTAAGGATCATACACAGAGATCTCAAAGCAAGTAATATTCTACTAGAcaatgatatgaatccaaaaaTATCTGATTTTGGTCTTGCAAGAATATGTGGAAGTGATCAAGTCGAAGGAAGTACAAGCATCATAGTTGGAACTCA TGGTTACATGGCTCCAGAGTATGCTATTGATGGGTTGTTCTCAACAAAATCGGATGTGTTTAGCTTTGGAGTGTTATTACTAGAAATTCTTAGTGGAAAGAAAAATAGAGTATTTACCTTCCAAGACAACAATCATAACCTTATTGACCAT GCCTGGAATTTGTGGAAAGAAGGTACTCCAGAGCAATTGATTGATGCTTGTTTGGAAAACTCATATAATGTGTTGCAAGTTGTACGATGCATTCAAATCGGTCTTTTATGTCTACAGCAACATCCAAATGATAGGCCAAACATGACATCAGTTGTTGTTATGTTGACCAGCGAGAATTCTTTACCTGAACCTAAGGAGCCTGGTTTCTTAATTAGAAGGGCCTCAAAAGATGGAGAAAATTCTTCTAATAGACAAACATCTTCTTCAGTCAATGAAGTCTCTATCTCACTTTTAAAtgctagataa